ACctgtaacaataaaatatttgtatatgtacAGTTACTTGAGAAGTCCTATGGTTTATGGTCTATGGTTTTAGAGCCTATCCTtctttcatagttatcactggaCAATAGTGCCTTGTTCAActgaaatattcatttattttataattaaaacattaatttaaagatCTTTTAACAGTAGTTCGAGATGTCCAGTTGTGCTTCATGCGACGCAAGTTCGACTCCCAGCTTGGGGACCTTTCGTGATgcaatgaatatttaaatatattctaattaaAAGAGTAAAGGTTCCTACGCAGTTTGGAAATATGGAAATCGATTTAAGTAATTTCAAGGAAATGCATGGAAAACAGCAACTGCAACACTGCTATTTTATAACACTGCTATGGAGTTTACACTCATTTACTTCACAGTATGTTCTAAATCAGGGgtggggaacgttgatcctggagggcctgtgtccctgcagagtttagctccaaccctgaaaaaaaaaaacctacctgtgtcctgaagaccttgattagcttgttcaggtgtgtttgattagggttggagctaaactctgcagggacacaGTTCCTACAGGACCAACGTTCCCCATTCCTGTTCTAAATGTTAAATGAATGacttctaaaaataaatgtatcatacAAGCAGAGAGATTTCACGACAACATTTAGTAATCCTTTGAACATGACTGAATTCAAGGCACACATTTTCATTATGCAGAACTCTTTAAGTGAGTCTTTTTTGGAAATTCActgaacaaatgtgtgtgtgtgtgtgtgtgtgtgtgccacataaaccagcaaaaaaaGAAGCTAATGTACAGGCCTAGTAGAAAATACATATGTTAATAAGTTGATTATTAGCCAACACTTGACAGAGAGCTGGTTCTGTTTTTTGAGAAACTGTTATCTGTTTTACATTTCGAAGCATATCTGTAGCTTTCTGAATAAGGTACAACATTTATCAGTAGGACAGTTTTATACACTGTTCAAACAATGATTTAGTGACAACTGCAAAACAACTTCTACATTAACAGCCTGACAGTGAAGGACTTCTACTACCTGCATCATTTCAGTCGTTTCGTAGACATTACCAATGGCAGTATTGTAAACTACAGCCTATATGAAGCATATTGCAAATTACACTTCACTGAACACTACCACTATCATttagtattttatgtaaaaaaaaaaaaaattaaaaatacaataaatcattATCCTTCGGGTTTAAACTTTTCCTTACTAATATATTAggggaaaaatataaattaatattacttatttaATGAGTACATAACTTGCATTACACATACTATGTAAATCGATAATATTTATGATCATTCACTGTTTCAATCATTTGTTTATTCACTGTTACCTGCTCCTGTGCAGTAAGATGTGGAATAATTTTGACCTTTTTGGTGTGAAGACTAGAAGTGAATATTATTTAGCTTGTGCTGACTTTTTATTGAGATGTCACTTTCATAAAGCAACAAccaatatgcatttaaataattaaaatgtttaatttgatttGGCTATTTAATGGAAATGCAAGTTCTGTCTCCTGAAATCAAAGCAATTGGATAAACAATTTATTCGATAGACCTATCAAAATATACAAATCAAATGAAAAGTTTGCTCAAGTATATTAAATGCTGGCGATTTATAATCTCACCTACTCCTCTCTGGATGAGCACATTCTTCTTCATTTATAATACCAACCTGTGGATACATGCTTTCATCAGTCAGTCTGCCTTTTACACTGAATGCAGGAGCAGCTATGCACCTTTTCTGACTACAACGATATCAGACATTGTTGCTAAAACTATCGCAAATTATAGCCCCAATCATAAATTTTATCCAGTGGTAACCAGACATATATCAACATAAAGTATTTTTAACATCAAAGAAATGCTTTTACATAATTTTATGTAACCCTTctcaatattaaaatatatgtatttttttttttttgtgcataggTTGACAATAGTAAGCAGCAGGATCATGAGCAGACCAGCGTGTTAGAACACATGCGTCTCTTGCTGGCTGTGCTGTCCTCGGGAGATTGGCAGGACGATTCTGGACTAGGATTGTATCGGGGACCTGAAGACGCACCTCCAGTGGGGGCTCATGCTGTTAACCATAATGCAGGAAGAGGAGGCAGTCCGGGTGTACAGCAGAAAGCCTCAGCATTGGAGAACATAGTGTGTGTGTTGAACAGGGAGGTGGAGCGATCGGCCCTCACCCTGGAGGCACTGTCCCGTCAACATCGGCTAGACCAGGAAAAGATAGAGAACTTGGCAAACAAGGTACTACGCACACTTTGCAGGAAATTATACACCTAAATAGCTCAGATTATACACTCGTTAAATTGGatttataggatttttttttcttttggacagCAGAGATGGTTATGATGCTCTGCTGTGTGTCAGAGCATGATGCAAGGCTCTTACCTGGCAGGTAACGCATTATGACGTATTGACCGATCTTGTTTTATGATACTGTATGCTGGTGGAACATTTTACTTCAGGGGATAGTTTACACAAAGTTGTCTCATCTTTTACTCTCCCCCCTTGTAGTTCACCCTCTATGCTTTTTTTCTTACATGGAACACAAAGAAATTCTGAAGAACTTCtcaataaaacaaaagtaaaggGGGGCAGATCTACAAAAATGACTAGAAGTAATATACAGTGATAAGTGGTCTATTCGACTTCTGGACCTATTTGATATGTGTGACTAATGACTGAAATTTAAATCACTGAAAAATTTGTAATATTCAAACTTCCCTTTCAGATAAATGTGCAACAAAGGTACCCAAATAGTGCATATTAGTACATTAGATTAGTAACTACTATGAACACTttatatgtgtaaaaaaaaaagtttttagcgtACTCCCCCAGTAACAAGGTATACCCCTAAAGGTGtaatttttttctcacttttaCCGTAAGCATTGATGTGTCACGTTCGGGCAGGACACAGTTCTGGGTTTTCCACAGAGGGAGAGTTGGGGTGAGGGTTAAATGACGACAGTGACTAAATCAGAAGGATGGTTTACCCAAAGATAAAAACAGAGTTTGAATTAAAAAAGCTTTACTACAAAATCGCTATTAGCAAGATTTGCTTTTGTTCGCTGTTACTTGTGAAACACAAACGTGAGTTTTTCCTCCTCCAGCAGAAGAGCCTCTGCTGTCTCTGCCATCAGCCTTTATTCACATGGGATATAAAGTGAAGACCATCCAAGACTTTCTGATAATTGATCAGTTGATCGAGTTAGAgtactttaaacaaaaaatatgagagaaattgtcattaaaataaataattcagccaACATATTAAAATTTGCTGGGAATTTGCTCACACTTAGGTCATCCAAGTTGTAAATGAATTAGGTTCTTCATCCGAACAAATTTTGAGAAATTTTGAtttgtcacttgctcaccagtgaatcCTTTGCAGTAAATGACACTTTTTCCTTTAATGACaaaacttaaatgtataattatcatCGAACCATAGACACCACTGGACCGAAGATAATTTGTCGATACCAGTGTCACAAACTTTCTTAAGTCTCAGACAGAAATAATAAAGTATTGTGTAGATGTATCATTTAAATGTTAGTGTATGATGATTACAACAACGTTGCATTTTGGCAGTTTTATAACCCTGTTTTTCATCTGTGTTTGGTGACTCTTGAAGGTGCGACAGCTGGAACGGATTTTAACCACGCGAGATCTACAGTTAGCAGAATCAGAGCAGTCCTTGCGGGAGCTGCAGTTTTGTACATATGATGGAGTTTTCATTTGGAAAATAGCAGACTTCTCTCGTCGCAGACAAGATGCAGTCGGGGGCCGTGCACCTGCCATGTTCTCACCTGGTAAGGTTAAGATCAGAATAAAGGACTGTTGCAGGTTTGGTTGGGTTGAATTGATACTTAAGCCTCTATTCAGCATATAAGAAATATTTGTAAAGGGTcttgtaacactgaagactggagtaatggctgatgaaaattcaactttgccatcaagaataaatgacatttatatatatcaaaatggaaaacattttaaattgtagtaatatttaacaatttattattttaatgagagATTTTTGAGCATATTACACACTCCAACTTTTCAACGTGTTAATTAAAACTGTTGATTAAAACTAATTCTCAATCGGAGAAGCAGTTTTACGTTTTTGGGAGTCTTGGGAATGATTTCTTCACATTCAGTGTTTGAAGCAGATTTTGGTAGCATATTAGCATTTTTGTCACctttcataacatttttttccctGAGCCCTGGTTACATTTTGAtccatttttcttcttctctctagCGTTCTACTCCAGTAAATATGGGTATAAGATGTGTCTGAGACTATACCTGAATGGTGATGGCACAGGTCGGGGCACTCATCTTTCTCTATTCTTTGTGGTCATGAGGGGCAAATATGATGCACTGCTGAAGTGGCCCTTTAGCCAGAAGGTAAATAACCTTGATgccattttccttttttattttttgcttttatttgttcTCTCCTTTTGATCTTTAATTTAGGGATGTTATATCAGCTAAAGCATCACAATACCATTTGAGTTGTTTGGTTGCATTTGGTTAGATTATAAGATTTGACTTCATAATTGTACACTACAAGATCTCTCTGATTTGCTTCATATTTGCATCTCGAAGCGTCCTCTCAGATCTTCTTCATCTGTTTCACTTGTTGTACCTTCTGCTCGTTTAGCCACTGTGGGTCTAGGGCATTTAGTTGTCCTGCTTCTAAACTCTGGAATTCTCTTCCACAATCTATATGAGAAAGTGACTGACTACTTTAAAATCTAGTCTTAAaactcatttatttaaattagctttttctGATcagttttaaactatttaatatcaaTAATTGTTGTTCGTTTTATTGTTGTCTTGATTTTATCATCACCACTCAACTTTACAGTGTCCTTGAGTGCCCTGAAAGGcgcctttaaataaaatgtattattattattattgttaaagaaaagaattggccccctttaaaataatcacattctgTTGCTTTGTAGCCTGAAATgaatggacacagtttttgttctaTCCAGCTGTATGTATTCAGTGCAACTTAAAACATCCAAGaatgtggagaatttgtgatattgttgtcacatgctcACAATGCCCGCTATTTGTCATGaattcctgcaactgcttcagagttgctgtaggcctcttggtaGCTTCTCTGACAAAAATGCTCCAGGAAATTCTTTTCATGCAgagctaatcaaaatgaccacacAGTTGAATGTCAActggctttgtgtgccattgagaaggtgattagctacaccttATTGAGTTAACCAGTCATTTTTAgaagggggtgattcttttccaGCTGTTATTCTGTTGTTAAACTgtatgttggtgttatatctttaatttggatgttataagttgtacACAGCTGGATAAAACCGTGTCCATCTTTATTTCAGGCTTCATAGCaacaaaatgtctttactgtaccCACTCTACAGCATGTGTAGGGGACAGTAGAAGGGGAACACCCATCGTTGCCCATAAATCAAAGCACATGATAGACAGTGTTTGGAGGAGAACATCTGAAAAACAGAATGGAATTTACTCATGTATTTGCACTACTCTGCAGTTCAGCTGCGCATGACAAACACTGCCAGTGTGAAAACACATTGGGCAGATGCTGGTCCCACTGTGTATACAAACAGCTCCTGTGCTGCCTCTGCTCTGCTTGCGCATCCAGTGTGAAGCGGGCATTACTCTTCTGTCATCTGATGTCCAGTTTAACTTCAGGAACATGAGCTTGGCATTGCATGGATTGTAATTCCTGTCTCTTTCCTGTTCTTTCCTTCTAGGTGACATTGATGTTGTTGGACCAGAACAACAGAGAGCACATCATTGACGCCTTCAGGCCTGACGTGAGCTCCACATCCTTTCAGAGACCCATCAGTGAAATGAACATAGCCAGCGGTTGCCCTCTCTTCTGCCCTCTCTCTAAGCTGGCaggcaaaagctcatatcttagAGATGACACCATATTTATTAAAGCCATTGTCGACCTCACCGGCTTATAAAACATTGgaattattcataataataattgatgatattattgttattattgttatgtaTTCGCTGCGGAAGccaatttaaatattatacaatattaatgataataacattatatttagatataaaaattatattaatagtaAAAATATGATGTGCTTGTATGGAGTGGCAGAGCTCAAACTgctttcacaacaacaaaaaagtgacATGGCATgctgccaagtatggtgacccatactcagaatttgtgctctccatttaacccatccaaagtgcacatacacagcagtgaacacacacacacatcgtgaacacacacccagagcagtggttGCACTATTTTGATTTAACTcctatattatatgatataataatatttaaaacacaatatatatttattatagtatGCATTATGTTTATATCTATTAACAATACCTACTTTTAGTAATGTATGTAATGCATAAATTAGTGTTCCTGtaactcagtggtagagcattgtgttagcagcgcaaaaggatgtgggtttgattcccagggaaaatgttaggtaaaaaaatgttagcaTGAAAGTCGCTttgcataaaagcatctgctaaatgcttaaattcAAATCTGAATAATTATAACATATGACATATTCTGTGACCCGAAGCTTTAGCTATTTTATGCATATACTGTACTTTTAGCAGGATTTTTCATGCTATTAAATATGGGAGGTCTTTTtggattcaaaaaaaaaaaaaacatatgtaactCTTATAAAATTCTGTGTTGTATATTTTACTATTTAGCtgtcatttattgatttatatctTCTCTATCATTTATATAGCCGTTCAATCAAGCAACcaattttttgtatttgtttagatATAAAAATACTCTATTTTATTAGCATCATTTTAGAGTACTAGAGTGCTGTAATACAATGCATGACATCattgcttttttgtgtgtgtaagcaGAGTTTCGGGTTCATGATCTAATAATTATTAGGCttatttaatattgtattaaCCATATCTTATAAACAGCTTATTATGTATTCTCGAAAGAGTTATTTTATCCAGTCCTTgtctttattaaaaatacaaacatagaatataaaaacatgaaattcacatTGTGTCTGGTAAAAGAAATATAGTTTAATGGGTCAAACAAATTTTACACATTCCACAATACAAAATCTACTGATGGCAAATAGCCAAAGGGCATGTAGGAAAATCAGATGCACAAGCTCAAACAAATGTCACACAGGGAATCAGgtccattaaaaacaaaacaattgatgTACTCGCAACTACAGAGATGAATGCTGCATGCCATTATCCAAACTCCCAACTAAATTATTATTAGGAGATCAAATTTAAATCACTTAATGAACCAAAGGAACCaaaataaaatcaagaaaaaGTAATATGCATCAGTAACATTACAGCTGAGCTTTACATATACAGATCATAAATGTTAGGCATGGGGGGGGGATTTTAGAGTCACTTTTTCACCATAACAAATGAACAGCTTCGCTGAATATTTAATGCTGGTAAACAATGTGAGCTTATGACACAGAAAGTTGAACACAGAAAGTGCCGGAGGTGAGGTAAACCAGCTTATGGATGTGAAGTAGCAAAGCACACTGATGCTGCATAGTATCTTGATGCCGTAAAGTCATGGAGCTCACCTAAATAAACATAATGGAAAATGATCTGTTTGACCTTTTTTCTTTAGCTTTTtggtattattttagttttaacaaTCCAACCTGCACAAATTGACATGAAATATGTTATACTAGATGTACATATAAAATAAGTATTGTATAAAGCCAACAACTTAAGTTCAACATGAAAAACtagattgttttttttacattttcaatataGTATGATTGTTAAAACCTGTATGACACAAACCATATGCACAACGGATACAATTGTTTTCAATAATAAAGGCGTAGATGGGGTAATCTGTAATGATGTTAAATTAAACTGCTCCTCTTTTACATAAAACTGGAACAGAGATAAAACACCAGTGACATCATTTTGTAAATTTGtagcagaattgtcatttttctcTTTTAGTATTTAAATGCTCTGACCATGTCCTTGTTATGATCAGGTTGCTTGTATAACTATAAAATCTACTAAAAAAGGTggcaacagaaaaaaagaaatgcataaatTACAAATGTGCCGGCATGCAAAGGTGGCTCTCCATTCTTTATGACAGGGTTAAACAGACTTTAGAACTGCACACGTGACACACATATATGTGAATGTGACCTTAATATCTCTTCAAATTCTTGGTTCTTTGCTCTTAAAATCGCATATCCGGTTGATGTCTGTCTTCAATGTTTTCATGTGCATCATTAATCTTTCACAAATAtagcattccaaaaaaaaaattatgtggtttctttatgcaaaaatttattttcatctCCCAGTGATGTCCTGCAAAAGGGCCACTAAGATATACATGTATCCTCCTTGTTGTCATAGGACCCATGTGAAGTCAGTCTCTTAACCTCAGTTTCTTCACCTCACACGTTTCTGTTCATGGAGTGTCTTTCTGTGGTGCTTCCCTCTTGCGTTAATGCCCAACAGGGTCCAGGTCAGGGTTTACCATTCAGATTAGCATTTCTGTGGCCAAACAAAGAGGAGAGCAGTTTGCGAGCCCGAGGGGGCCGTTGAAGTGGCTCCGCGAGGCGCACCATGCGTGGTGAGCGCCACACTTTAATGGTGGAGTCGTCGCTTGCGGACAGCAGCAGCTCCTGATCTGCTGGGCTGAAGGCCACAGAGTTGACCACATCGTCGTGTTTCAGGTGAGCCAGGCAGATGTTGTAGTGCCGGTCCCAGATGTAACCGTGCTTGTCCTCTGCACCGCTACACAGACAATTACATGAATTAGACAATTAACACTCCTACAGACTCTAAATATAAGCAGAAGTCATGCAGTATATTCCAGtcttaaattgttttttaaaagactGTCCTACTTGCATgaagtaaattagaatgtctttGAGAATGATTTACACCAAAAAAGGGGGAAAATAGAAACACTACTCTTTAAAGCCAATTCAAAGTTAATGACAtgattatatttaatgtatatatattaaatatcatCAAAAGGTCTGAAAAATATCAGACATATCACCTAGCTGGAGTACTGTGTTGTGCTGAGTTTATAAGTTTTTGCTCATATTCTGGTGCAGACTTCCAGCTTAAGTCAAGTAATTTATATTGGCTGCAATATCATTATGGAGCCATATTTACACATTACATATGTGATTTTCTCTGACTGGTACCTATCACTATTGTCTAGCACTGTTGATATGACTGATTGAATTAAGAAAGGTTTTCAAAGCCTCAAAAAAACTCACTGAAATTTCTCTTTAACTTCCTATATGCATTCATCATTTACAAGTTTCCAACTATCTTAAAAGCTTAATTAATCATGCAAACATTTCTGTTATTAAATGTTCAAATGCTTTGATGGATTTAATCCAATTGAATTAATGCTATTCCCACAACATTAAAAAACctgcttttcaaaaacattttcttgatGCTGCAACCATGCCGTTTGCTTGACGGTATAAAATCCGAGACCAGTGAAAGAACTGACTTAATAAAAAATGACTTTGTAAATCTTCACTCTGGAAAATAGCATGTACTGTTCTCCAATTGGTAGAACTGGTGAACAGGCAAAGAAAATCTGTTGACTACTGCAAATAAAATGTGCACAGCTGGTTGGGCTGTAAATTACCTGGCGACAAAGTCTCGGCTGACATCAAGGAAGATAAAGAAGCACTCATCGTTGGGTGTGAAGGCCCGGTGGGCTCGAAGGCTGCGGCGCTCTTCTCTAAGACTCTTCAGATCGATCACATGCAGGTCGATCTCCTCTGCGATGGGCGGAGGGGACATAGGGTCAGAGATCACACAGCCTGCTGGCCATGCTCGACTGTTCACATACAAGTATCTGTGAACAGACAAACACACTGCATGGTCAccgttttaattaatatttaggaAACATGCTTGAATTTGAGGAGGGGGTGGTAGAAACAACACtcccaatattttgaatttggactgttTGGACTTGAATTTTCAAGTGCTAGCTGTCAATATTACATTCTGCACCTTTAATAAGATAAAAAGATGAATCTTTCGAAACCTGCTTGTGCCCCCTGGAGGAAGACTGTGATTCCTTTTTAGAATTTGAAAGACTTTATGAACTTTCTGAATTAACTGCATTTGTTCAAAGTCAGCTAAAAGCTCATGTATGCTTGTCATTTACTATTGCACAACACACACCTATGGTCAGGTGATAGACCCATGCCAATGATGTGGCCGTGTATGTCTATCACATGATCCAGTGAGTCAAAGAATTCATCTGTACTGCGCTCCTCTCCCAACACAGGACCGCACGTCGTCATTTGATCTGGCATTATTCGCTTGATGCctgtaacacaca
Above is a window of Carassius carassius chromosome 4, fCarCar2.1, whole genome shotgun sequence DNA encoding:
- the traf2b gene encoding TNF receptor-associated factor 2; this encodes MISTAGPVGKWKAMARPSLPSSLDSTLPGISREVLSVSMEPKYQCQQCKDILRKPFQAQCGHRFCVFCFKQLTSSGPIPCEACRAEGIFEETVSVLNIDVAFPDNAARREIDSLPAKCPNDGCSWSGTLKEYEGQHEGRCDFERIKCEACQALILSSEKDRHNERECEARTLNCKYCKVTFNFKEIKAHDEICQKFPMQCKDCGKKKIPREKFQEHIKSCAKSKSACQFREIGCRAVVDNSKQQDHEQTSVLEHMRLLLAVLSSGDWQDDSGLGLYRGPEDAPPVGAHAVNHNAGRGGSPGVQQKASALENIVCVLNREVERSALTLEALSRQHRLDQEKIENLANKVRQLERILTTRDLQLAESEQSLRELQFCTYDGVFIWKIADFSRRRQDAVGGRAPAMFSPAFYSSKYGYKMCLRLYLNGDGTGRGTHLSLFFVVMRGKYDALLKWPFSQKVTLMLLDQNNREHIIDAFRPDVSSTSFQRPISEMNIASGCPLFCPLSKLAGKSSYLRDDTIFIKAIVDLTGL